Proteins encoded within one genomic window of Sebastes fasciatus isolate fSebFas1 chromosome 18, fSebFas1.pri, whole genome shotgun sequence:
- the LOC141756078 gene encoding NACHT, LRR and PYD domains-containing protein 12-like isoform X8, whose amino-acid sequence MNTSKLPLFYCACVSSVTDLPLRLEKMSDSEEEECLSVKSDFSKEEPPYFSNEPGPSDTNQRAASPVPSCLSMKSDQSIGIPLLFSNEPGPSDTNQRAASPVPSCLSMKSDQSIGIPLLFSNEPGPSDANQRAASPVPSCLSMKSDQSIGIPLHFSNEPGPSDTNQRAASPVPSCLSMKSDQSIGIPLHFSNEPGPSDTNQRAASPVPSCLSMKSDQSIGIPLLFSNEPGPSDTNQRAASPVPSCLSMKSDQSIGIPLLFSNEPGPSDTNQRAASPVPSCLSMKSDQSIGIPLHFSNEPGPSDTKKKKRTPLSVVKQPSGCALCQGFPKEPVCTSCGHWFCRQCITSYWDQSASSGDSSCPQCGERSRTRPGLQTASQTSAVQSKADRGLQEVLDEHKISLRRRCECVTEGTDETGSGTLLKRIYTELYITEGQSEEVNTQHEVWQLETSSKIKTLHDTPIKCHDIFKALPDQQEHIRVVLTNGVAGVGKTFSVQKFTLDWAEGLENQDVSLVIPLSFRELNLIRDKQYSLLKLLRVFHPTLQEVTAEKLADCKVLFIFDGLDESRSSLNFKYNEVVSDVTQKSSVNVLLTNLIQGKLLPSALVWITSRPAAANQIPPAFVDRVTEVRGFTDAQKEEYFRRRFSDEELSSRTISHMKTSRSLHIMCLIPVFCWITATVLDHMFTTDQRGELPKTLTDMYSHFLVVQTKRKKQKYDEGHETSPQELMEADREVLLKLGRLAFEQLEKGNIMFYQEDLERCGLDVTEASVSSGVCTEIFKRESVIFRKTVYCFVHLSIQEFLAAVYLFHCYTNKNIKVLGPFLGTKKTYSYQKPSHYYKHDHDDYDQDDRDDYGQDDRDDYDQDDRDDYGQDDRDDYDQDDRDDYGQDDRDDCDQDDRDDYDQDDRDDFDQDDRDDCDQDDRDDYDQDDRDDYDQDDRDDYDQDDRDDYDQDDRDDCDQDDRDDCDQDDRDDYDQDDRDDDYDQDEYYDQDRRDDYEPVSSLDDFLKRAMEKSLKSKNGHLDLFVRFLHGLSLESNQRLLGGLLGQTDNSPETIQRTINNLKKMNMDEVSPDRSINIFHCLTEMNDHSVHQEIQEFLKSGSRSQKELSGIDCSALAYMLQMSEEVLDELDLKKYNTSEEGQLRLIPAVRNCRKAVLHNCGLSDTHCEVVASALKFDPSHLKELDLSNNSLPDSGVKLLSAGLESPNCRLETLRMSRCRLSEISCASLASALKSNPSHLRELDLSYDHKLQDSGVKLLCDFLESPHCKLETLRLSWCSLSEISCASLASALKSNPSHLRELDLSGNNLHDPGVKLLCDFLESLNCRLETLRLIDCRLSEISCASLASALMSNPSHLRKLDLSGNKLQDPGVKLLSDLLESPNCRLETLRWK is encoded by the exons ATGAATACTTCCAAACTGCCTTTattttactgtgcatgtgtctCCAGTGTTACTGATTTACCTCTCAGACTTGAGAAGATGAGTGattcagaggaagaggagtgtcTGTCCGTGAAGAGTGACTTTTCCAAAGAGGAACCTCCatacttcagtaatgaacctggaccctcagacacaaa CCAGAGAGCAgcgtctccagtacccagctgtctgtccatGAAGAGTGATCAGTCTATAGGGATTCCTCTACTCTTCAGTAacgaacctggaccctcagacacaaa CCAGAGAGCAgcgtctccagtacccagctgtctgtccatGAAGAGTGATCAGTCTATAGGGATTCCTCTACTCTTCAGTAacgaacctggaccctcagacgcAAA CCAGAGAGCAgcgtctccagtacccagctgtctgtccatGAAGAGTGATCAGTCTATAGGGATTCCTCTACACTTCAGTAacgaacctggaccctcagacacaaa CCAGAGAGCAgcgtctccagtacccagctgtctgtccatGAAGAGTGATCAGTCTATAGGGATTCCTCTACACTTCAGTAacgaacctggaccctcagacacaaa CCAGAGAGCAgcgtctccagtacccagctgtctgtccatGAAGAGTGATCAGTCTATAGGGATTCCTCTACTCTTCAGTAacgaacctggaccctcagacacaaa CCAGAGAGCAgcgtctccagtacccagctgtctgtccatGAAGAGTGATCAGTCTATAGGGATTCCTCTACTCTTCAGTAacgaacctggaccctcagacacaaa CCAGAGAGCAgcgtctccagtacccagctgtctgtccatGAAGAGTGATCAGTCTATAGGGATTCCTCTACACTTCAGTAacgaacctggaccctcagacacaaa aaagaagaagaggactcCACTTTCCGTGGTAAAGCAGCCGTCCGGCTGTGCTTTGTGTCAGGGCTTCCCGAAAGAACCAGTCTGTACCAGCTGTGGACACTGGTTCTGCAGACAGTGCATCACGTCATACTGGGACCAGTCTGCTTCATCAGGAGACTCCTCCTGTCCCCAGTGTGGAGAAAGatccagaacaagacctggactGCAGACAGCTAGTCAGACCAGCGCAGTACAAagtaaag cagatagaggtctgcaggaggttttagatgaacataagatcagtctgaggaggagatgtgaatgtgtgactgaaggaactgatgaaacaggaagtggaaccctcctcaagaggatctacactgagctctacatcacagagggacagagtgaagaggttaatacccaacatgaggttTGGCAGCTTGAGACATCTTCCAAAATAAAGACCCTCCATGACACTCCAATCAAGTGCcacgacatctttaaagccttacctgaccaacaggaacacatcagagtcgttctgacgaacggcgttgctggcgttggaaaaaccttctcagtgcagaagttcactctggactgggcagagggcttggagaaccaagatgtcagtctggtgaTTCCgctttcgttcagggagctgaacttgatcagagataAGCAATACAGTCTTCTAAAGCTGCTCCgtgttttccatccaacattacaggaggtcacagcagagaagctcgctgactgtaaagttctgttcatctttgacggcctggatgaaagcagatcTTCACTGAATTTCAAGTACAAtgaggttgtgtctgatgtcacccagaagtcatcagtcaacgtgctgttgacaaacctcatccaggggaaACTGCTTCCgtcagctctcgtctggataacttcccgacctgcagcagccaatcagatccctcctgcatttgttgacagggtaacagaagtacgaggcttcactgacgcccagaaggaggagtacttcaggaggagattcagtgatgaagagctgtccagcagaacCATCTCACACATgaagacatccaggagcctccacatcatgtgtctaatcccagtcttctgctggatcactgctacagttctggaccacatgttcactacagaccagagaggagagctgcccaagaccctgaccgacatgtactcacacttcctggtggttcagacaaagaggaagaagcagaagtatgaTGAGGGGCatgagacgagtccacaggagctgatGGAGGCCGAcagggaagttcttctgaagctggggaggctggcgtttgaacagctggagaaaggaaacatcatgttctaccaagaagacctggagcggtgtggtcttgatgtcacagaggcctcggtgtcctcaggagtttgtacagagatctttAAAAGAGAGAGTGTGATCTTCAGGAAAACTGTCTACTGCTTCGTTCATCTGAGCATTCAagagtttctggctgcagtttacctcttccactgttacacaaacaaGAACATAAAGGTACTGGGGCCTTTCCTGGGGACAAAAAAGACTTACTCATACCAGAAACCGTCTCATTATTATAaac ATGATCATGATGATTACGACCAAGATGATCGTGATGACTATGGCCAAGATGATCGTGATGATTACGACCAAGATGATCGTGATGACTATGGCCAAGATGATCGTGATGATTACGACCAAGATGATCGTGATGACTATGGCCAAGATGATCGTGATGATTGTGACCAAGATGATCGTGATGATTACGACCAAGATGATCGTGATGATTTTGACCAAGATGATCGTGATGATTGTGACCAAGATGATCGTGATGATTACGACCAAGATGATCGTGATGATTACGACCAAGATGATCGTGATGATTATGACCAAGATGATCGTGATGATTACGACCAAGATGATCGTGATGATTGTGACCAAGATGATCGTGATGATTGTGACCAAGATGATCGTGATGATTACGACCAAGATGATCGTGATGATGATTATGACCAAGATGAATATTATGACCAAGATCGTCGTGATGATTACGAGCCTGTCTCATCCCTGGATGACTTCCTGAAGAGAGCCATGGAAAAATCCCTGaaaagtaaaaatggccacctggacctatttgttcgcttccttcatggtctctctctggagtccaaccagagactcttaggaggtctgctgggtcagacagacaacagtccagaaaCCATCCAGAGAACCATCAATAACCTGAAGAAGATGAACATGGACGAGGtctctcctgacagaagcatcaacatcttccactgtctgacggagatgaacgaccactcagtacatcaggagatccaagagttcctgaagtcagGGAGCAGATCACAGAAGGAACTCTCTGGGATcgactgctcagctctggcctacatgctgcagatgtcagaggaggttctggatgagttggacctgaagAAGTACAACACATCAGAGGAGGGGCAACTGAGACTGATTCCtgctgtgaggaactgcagaaagGCTGT GCTTCATAACTGTGGACTTTCAGAcactcactgtgaagttgtggcctcagctcttAAGTTTGATCCCTCCCATCTAAAAGAACTGGACCTGAGCAACAACAGTCTGccggattcaggagtgaagctactgtctgctggactggagagtccaaactgtagactggagactctgag AATGAGTCGTtgcaggttgtcagagatcagctgtgcttctctggcctcagctctgaagtccaacccctcccatctgagagagctggatctgagctACGATCacaagctgcaggattcaggagtgaagctgctctgtgactttctggagagtccacactgtaaactggagactctgag ATTGAGTTggtgcagtttgtcagagatcagctgtgcttctctggcctcagctctgaagtccaacccctcccatctgagagagctggatctgagtggAAACAACCTGCACGAtccaggagtgaagctgctctGTGATTTTCTGGAGAGTctaaactgtagactggagactctgag ATTGATTGActgcaggttgtcagagatcagctgtgcttctctggcatCAGCGCTGatgtccaacccctcccatctaaGAAAGCTGGATCTGAGTGGAAACAAGCTGCAGGAtccaggagtgaagctgctgtcgGATCTTCTGGAGAGTCcgaactgtagactggagactttgAG ATGGAAATGA
- the LOC141756078 gene encoding NACHT, LRR and PYD domains-containing protein 12-like isoform X2, whose product MNTSKLPLFYCACVSSVTDLPLRLEKMSDSEEEECLSVKSDFSKEEPPYFSNEPGPSDTNQRAASPVPSCLSMKSDQSIGIPLLFSNEPGPSDTNQRAASPVPSCLSMKSDQSIGIPLLFSNEPGPSDANQRAASPVPSCLSMKSDQSIGIPLHFSNEPGPSDTNQRAASPVPSCLSMKSDQSIGIPLHFSNEPGPSDTNQRAASPVPSCLSMKSDQSIGIPLLFSNEPGPSDTNQRAASPVPSCLSMKSDQSIGIPLLFSNEPGPSDTNQRAASPVPSCLSMKSDQSIGIPLHFSNEPGPSDTNQRAASPVPSCLSMKSDQSIGIPLLFSNEPGPSDTKKKKRTPLSVVKQPSGCALCQGFPKEPVCTSCGHWFCRQCITSYWDQSASSGDSSCPQCGERSRTRPGLQTASQTSAVQSKDRGLQEVLDEHKISLRRRCECVTEGTDETGSGTLLKRIYTELYITEGQSEEVNTQHEVWQLETSSKIKTLHDTPIKCHDIFKALPDQQEHIRVVLTNGVAGVGKTFSVQKFTLDWAEGLENQDVSLVIPLSFRELNLIRDKQYSLLKLLRVFHPTLQEVTAEKLADCKVLFIFDGLDESRSSLNFKYNEVVSDVTQKSSVNVLLTNLIQGKLLPSALVWITSRPAAANQIPPAFVDRVTEVRGFTDAQKEEYFRRRFSDEELSSRTISHMKTSRSLHIMCLIPVFCWITATVLDHMFTTDQRGELPKTLTDMYSHFLVVQTKRKKQKYDEGHETSPQELMEADREVLLKLGRLAFEQLEKGNIMFYQEDLERCGLDVTEASVSSGVCTEIFKRESVIFRKTVYCFVHLSIQEFLAAVYLFHCYTNKNIKVLGPFLGTKKTYSYQKPSHYYKHDHDDYDQDDRDDYGQDDRDDYDQDDRDDYGQDDRDDYDQDDRDDYGQDDRDDCDQDDRDDYDQDDRDDFDQDDRDDCDQDDRDDYDQDDRDDYDQDDRDDYDQDDRDDYDQDDRDDCDQDDRDDCDQDDRDDYDQDDRDDDYDQDEYYDQDRRDDYEPVSSLDDFLKRAMEKSLKSKNGHLDLFVRFLHGLSLESNQRLLGGLLGQTDNSPETIQRTINNLKKMNMDEVSPDRSINIFHCLTEMNDHSVHQEIQEFLKSGSRSQKELSGIDCSALAYMLQMSEEVLDELDLKKYNTSEEGQLRLIPAVRNCRKAVLHNCGLSDTHCEVVASALKFDPSHLKELDLSNNSLPDSGVKLLSAGLESPNCRLETLRMSRCRLSEISCASLASALKSNPSHLRELDLSYDHKLQDSGVKLLCDFLESPHCKLETLRLSWCSLSEISCASLASALKSNPSHLRELDLSGNNLHDPGVKLLCDFLESLNCRLETLRLIDCRLSEISCASLASALMSNPSHLRKLDLSGNKLQDPGVKLLSDLLESPNCRLETLRWK is encoded by the exons ATGAATACTTCCAAACTGCCTTTattttactgtgcatgtgtctCCAGTGTTACTGATTTACCTCTCAGACTTGAGAAGATGAGTGattcagaggaagaggagtgtcTGTCCGTGAAGAGTGACTTTTCCAAAGAGGAACCTCCatacttcagtaatgaacctggaccctcagacacaaa CCAGAGAGCAgcgtctccagtacccagctgtctgtccatGAAGAGTGATCAGTCTATAGGGATTCCTCTACTCTTCAGTAacgaacctggaccctcagacacaaa CCAGAGAGCAgcgtctccagtacccagctgtctgtccatGAAGAGTGATCAGTCTATAGGGATTCCTCTACTCTTCAGTAacgaacctggaccctcagacgcAAA CCAGAGAGCAgcgtctccagtacccagctgtctgtccatGAAGAGTGATCAGTCTATAGGGATTCCTCTACACTTCAGTAacgaacctggaccctcagacacaaa CCAGAGAGCAgcgtctccagtacccagctgtctgtccatGAAGAGTGATCAGTCTATAGGGATTCCTCTACACTTCAGTAacgaacctggaccctcagacacaaa CCAGAGAGCAgcgtctccagtacccagctgtctgtccatGAAGAGTGATCAGTCTATAGGGATTCCTCTACTCTTCAGTAacgaacctggaccctcagacacaaa CCAGAGAGCAgcgtctccagtacccagctgtctgtccatGAAGAGTGATCAGTCTATAGGGATTCCTCTACTCTTCAGTAacgaacctggaccctcagacacaaa CCAGAGAGCAgcgtctccagtacccagctgtctgtccatGAAGAGTGATCAGTCTATAGGGATTCCTCTACACTTCAGTAacgaacctggaccctcagacacaaa CCAGAGAGCAgcgtctccagtacccagctgtctgtccatGAAGAGTGATCAGTCTATAGGGATTCCTCTactcttcagtaatgaacctggaccctcagacacaaa aaagaagaagaggactcCACTTTCCGTGGTAAAGCAGCCGTCCGGCTGTGCTTTGTGTCAGGGCTTCCCGAAAGAACCAGTCTGTACCAGCTGTGGACACTGGTTCTGCAGACAGTGCATCACGTCATACTGGGACCAGTCTGCTTCATCAGGAGACTCCTCCTGTCCCCAGTGTGGAGAAAGatccagaacaagacctggactGCAGACAGCTAGTCAGACCAGCGCAGTACAAagtaaag atagaggtctgcaggaggttttagatgaacataagatcagtctgaggaggagatgtgaatgtgtgactgaaggaactgatgaaacaggaagtggaaccctcctcaagaggatctacactgagctctacatcacagagggacagagtgaagaggttaatacccaacatgaggttTGGCAGCTTGAGACATCTTCCAAAATAAAGACCCTCCATGACACTCCAATCAAGTGCcacgacatctttaaagccttacctgaccaacaggaacacatcagagtcgttctgacgaacggcgttgctggcgttggaaaaaccttctcagtgcagaagttcactctggactgggcagagggcttggagaaccaagatgtcagtctggtgaTTCCgctttcgttcagggagctgaacttgatcagagataAGCAATACAGTCTTCTAAAGCTGCTCCgtgttttccatccaacattacaggaggtcacagcagagaagctcgctgactgtaaagttctgttcatctttgacggcctggatgaaagcagatcTTCACTGAATTTCAAGTACAAtgaggttgtgtctgatgtcacccagaagtcatcagtcaacgtgctgttgacaaacctcatccaggggaaACTGCTTCCgtcagctctcgtctggataacttcccgacctgcagcagccaatcagatccctcctgcatttgttgacagggtaacagaagtacgaggcttcactgacgcccagaaggaggagtacttcaggaggagattcagtgatgaagagctgtccagcagaacCATCTCACACATgaagacatccaggagcctccacatcatgtgtctaatcccagtcttctgctggatcactgctacagttctggaccacatgttcactacagaccagagaggagagctgcccaagaccctgaccgacatgtactcacacttcctggtggttcagacaaagaggaagaagcagaagtatgaTGAGGGGCatgagacgagtccacaggagctgatGGAGGCCGAcagggaagttcttctgaagctggggaggctggcgtttgaacagctggagaaaggaaacatcatgttctaccaagaagacctggagcggtgtggtcttgatgtcacagaggcctcggtgtcctcaggagtttgtacagagatctttAAAAGAGAGAGTGTGATCTTCAGGAAAACTGTCTACTGCTTCGTTCATCTGAGCATTCAagagtttctggctgcagtttacctcttccactgttacacaaacaaGAACATAAAGGTACTGGGGCCTTTCCTGGGGACAAAAAAGACTTACTCATACCAGAAACCGTCTCATTATTATAaac ATGATCATGATGATTACGACCAAGATGATCGTGATGACTATGGCCAAGATGATCGTGATGATTACGACCAAGATGATCGTGATGACTATGGCCAAGATGATCGTGATGATTACGACCAAGATGATCGTGATGACTATGGCCAAGATGATCGTGATGATTGTGACCAAGATGATCGTGATGATTACGACCAAGATGATCGTGATGATTTTGACCAAGATGATCGTGATGATTGTGACCAAGATGATCGTGATGATTACGACCAAGATGATCGTGATGATTACGACCAAGATGATCGTGATGATTATGACCAAGATGATCGTGATGATTACGACCAAGATGATCGTGATGATTGTGACCAAGATGATCGTGATGATTGTGACCAAGATGATCGTGATGATTACGACCAAGATGATCGTGATGATGATTATGACCAAGATGAATATTATGACCAAGATCGTCGTGATGATTACGAGCCTGTCTCATCCCTGGATGACTTCCTGAAGAGAGCCATGGAAAAATCCCTGaaaagtaaaaatggccacctggacctatttgttcgcttccttcatggtctctctctggagtccaaccagagactcttaggaggtctgctgggtcagacagacaacagtccagaaaCCATCCAGAGAACCATCAATAACCTGAAGAAGATGAACATGGACGAGGtctctcctgacagaagcatcaacatcttccactgtctgacggagatgaacgaccactcagtacatcaggagatccaagagttcctgaagtcagGGAGCAGATCACAGAAGGAACTCTCTGGGATcgactgctcagctctggcctacatgctgcagatgtcagaggaggttctggatgagttggacctgaagAAGTACAACACATCAGAGGAGGGGCAACTGAGACTGATTCCtgctgtgaggaactgcagaaagGCTGT GCTTCATAACTGTGGACTTTCAGAcactcactgtgaagttgtggcctcagctcttAAGTTTGATCCCTCCCATCTAAAAGAACTGGACCTGAGCAACAACAGTCTGccggattcaggagtgaagctactgtctgctggactggagagtccaaactgtagactggagactctgag AATGAGTCGTtgcaggttgtcagagatcagctgtgcttctctggcctcagctctgaagtccaacccctcccatctgagagagctggatctgagctACGATCacaagctgcaggattcaggagtgaagctgctctgtgactttctggagagtccacactgtaaactggagactctgag ATTGAGTTggtgcagtttgtcagagatcagctgtgcttctctggcctcagctctgaagtccaacccctcccatctgagagagctggatctgagtggAAACAACCTGCACGAtccaggagtgaagctgctctGTGATTTTCTGGAGAGTctaaactgtagactggagactctgag ATTGATTGActgcaggttgtcagagatcagctgtgcttctctggcatCAGCGCTGatgtccaacccctcccatctaaGAAAGCTGGATCTGAGTGGAAACAAGCTGCAGGAtccaggagtgaagctgctgtcgGATCTTCTGGAGAGTCcgaactgtagactggagactttgAG ATGGAAATGA